One Oscarella lobularis chromosome 18, ooOscLobu1.1, whole genome shotgun sequence genomic window, TACGTTGATGAGACTTTGAATCGTGGCTGCAAAGCGGCCCGGAAAATCGCACGAGAAAACTTTGATAATATTAGAAACGTATTAGGATTGACGTAAAATATATTAGACAGCCCGCATGCTCTTTGTTTGCCAAGCGAAGTTTTTTAGGCCGAAACGATGATAGACGGGGCTATTCTGCCTTCACTAAACGCTTTGTTTTGTCTTGCACGTcggaaaataaattaatatcactatcactatcactatcacAGTTAATACGGGACGTTTATCCGACTGCGACGAACGCCCGGACAAGGAATTCCTTATATGGGCATAGTATatagcgatgacgtcgacgacgaaacagcAGCTGATTGCTCGCACGACTGTCTGTCCCACTTTGCCACTTCGATGATGTGGAGCTAAGAGATAAAGTCGTCTCAGTCAGCTAACAGCAAGTACGATTATAATTATCACAGAAATTACAGAAAGAAATGGCGCAACGACGCccacaaaaaaacgacgcacaccaaaaaaaacaataactTGCGCAACagcgcaaaaaaaaaaacaacgcaCACCAAAACAAAAACGTTTTGCGCAACGGCGCAAAAAAAGCGCAACGGCGCTCACTCCTCGCCCTTCTTGGCGCTTTTCGCGCCGCGCGAACGAAGCTGCCTGCGGGGAGGGGCGGCCCTTCCGGCGGCAGCGTGAGCGGCGGGGGTGGGGGGGGGGTCCTTTTCCATCGGCGGGGTGTCcttcgacggcgacttcCGCCCCGGGGGCGGGTTCGTTCCCATCGGCGACGGGGGGTCCTTTGTCGAGGTCTCCTTCGTTGTCGGCGGGGGGTCCTTCTGGAGCCTCGGCGGCCGCGGAAGCGTCGTCCTCCGTCTTGAGGAAAGGAATCGCTTCGGGATTCATCTCTTTCCTAGCGGCCTTTACGCACATCATGACGACCTAATGACGACTTAGCATTTAATTTTCTAAGGTCTTTCTCACTTACCAGTGCCCATGTCGGCAGATTTAGCCCGATCcgcacgttttcttttgcggCATCTAGTACGATGCCgctatttcctttttttgttaCTTTCGCGCCATCTATTGCAGTGATGTATGTACAGAAAGCCTCTAGTTCCGTCTTTGTCAAATCGAACACGTTGATACTCATTTCGCTGGCGACTGTTTAGATTACAGCTTGATTGGACATATCAGGAGCCAATACGTCACCGCCCCGAAGGCGTTGTCAGAGTATGGTGATTGGCCCAACGGCTTCACGTGAGGCACGTGCCGTCAGTTGGTCCCTGTCTAACGAAACCTAGAGCGCGCTAGCACAACACAGGACCGACTAAAAGCGCGTTGGCTATCTTCTCAGGGATTCGGTCTACGGCGAATACACTATTGCCGCTATAAGGCATGCTAAAGAGAAGCTCGAATCACTAATGAAACCTTTCGTAAAAGTTCTGAGAGCAGAATAAAACCCTTTTCAAAAAGGGCGTGTTTCTAGCGCACTTTAGTGCAAAACCCCCCCTGGACCCTCGCGCATAGATTTCACTTGGCTGGCGGACGTGTCTCTCGTCGCTCCCGTCTCATGTACATCTATACATGTCGCAGCACTCGCTCGAAGTGCTGCGCGATCTCACTTCTCGTTGGAAGAATCCCCTCCTCGTCCGTTCCAAGCCTGCGATCGTTAGAGAACGCGAAGATGGGCACACGAAATCCCGCTCTACTCGTCGTAGCGGCCGAGCagacgttcgacgaattgacgacgccggcgattGTATATCTGCTCGACGACCCGATTCCCGAGTCGGTGACGCTAAAACCGACGCTGACCTTGAAGCCGTCGCACCGCGACAATCGTTCGGCGCCTATCACGCACAATCGACGAAAGATATCtcatcgcgtcgaaaacgatcgacgcTGGAAGTCCATTCGCGatctcgacgagaacgaaaagTGGAGCGAGCGAACGAGCGTCGTCACAAAAGCCGATCACCTCGTTCATTTAGATTACGGCAAGGTAATGTTGATCGTTTctcaaagggggcccccaGTTCGCGTCCTTCGAGCTCTGATTTTCTATAGGAGCTGGTTGACGATCTTATCAACAATCTACCCTGTTTTGGGTAAGCAGTTTATAATAGTTACCTGAAAACGTTCACTTGCGCGCTGTAGGAAGGAGAATTGCGAGGAGGTGATGGATCAAGACGAAATTAGGCCTGCTTCAGAAGGTACATTTCAGCGTCTCATTTCATATAACTAATCTAGTTATTTGATTTCTTAGTTCTGGGTGGCACTGAGCTGGAGTTTCTGTTTCTCGAGAAGCTTGACCCCAAACTCGCCGATCGAGTTATCGAACTTGATACAGAATGGCGAAAACGTAAGAATAACGCAATAACgaacaaaaaaagagcaaacATCGCTCGATTTCGAGCCTACAAAGCACTCTAACCCAACGCAATCATTTCCAGTTCGATTTCAAGCGGACGAttgaaacaaaaaattttgcAGTAAAAGTATTGGCGGAAAAATGaaggttttaattaaaaacagcTCTCATTAAAAGTAATACATTTCAATATTtgaatagaaaaaagaaccggaaggcgaagacgtcgaaattcctgaaaaaatcaaatttctcGATTCTCTTACAGGAGAAATACTGAAGGTCAATCAATAAGATACATATTTGgtgagaaaataaattttaataattaggatTTGAATGTaaaacaaattaaaaaagtCGGCGATCTCATCGAAGAAGCCCAGACAAAATGCGAAGAAGATCAAATCGATtgcgagaagaaaagaaacgatatCTATTGGACCGACGCGCCTACGATAATGCTGGGTGGGGGCGGGGGCTAATCAGTCCGTCTACTACAGCGCCAGTGAGAAGGTGGCTATCGTGGTTCTCCCTTCGTCATATTCAGTCACTCTCACTTTGCTATGGACGCCGCGGACGACGTGGAAGATGGTGCCAATGCGCAGGCAGGCGCTCAAGCTCAAGCTCAACCTCCCCAGGCAGTGACGCTCGTCGCCCTGGAGCAATCGATCGCGCGGGCAGTCGAGGCGAGTTTTACCGCCCGCGAGGCGCGCAACGCAGGAACGGCTCCGCCAGCACCGCCCAACATCGCACCAGCGCCAGCCGCCCCGCCGACGCCCGTCGTCCCTCCCGCTCTCATCGGACAAGGTCTTCCACCGCCCCCGCCAGATGGGCCCGCTCAAGGTTAGTCGCAAACTCCGCCCATTTCCGTGGGATCCTCGCGTCGACCAAATCCTCCCACGGTCTAAGCCCCTATGTCGACCGCAAATTGTTGGCCTGCGGTCGTCCGCGCCCCCGCGGCGAAACGATGTGATCCGCCGCCCCGCGCTGAACCgttgtctttctttctcgttgGCAGCATTAGGGGCTCTACCGCCCGCAGCAGCGATTGCTGGCTTAGCAATTGCCCCCAATGCACCCGCAGCGGGTGTCGCTGCAACGGCACTCCCCCCTTTCTCTCTCGGCGACGGGTTTACCATCCCTCACCGCCTTGTGGCCCGCATTCGCGCCGGAGAATTTCTTGACATGGCAGAGCTTCTCCCAGACAACAAGGAACTCCTCCGGCGCGAGGCGGCGATGTTCGCTGAGCGCGAGCCGCAGGGAGCGCCTCGCGTGCGCCCCGTGCTGCGCCAGATCCCATCGATCCTGAGCTGGGCTCGCTGCTTCTGCGCTTACGCCGCCGTTCGCTGCTCTGGCGCCCGGTCCGCCGGGCACAACTTCTGGGTGTACCTGCGCCTAATCCTACAAGAAGCAGCGCGCAACGGCGGCGATGGCTGGCGCCTGTACAACACACGCTTCCGGCAGCTCGCCGCGGCCGACGCCACGGCAAACTGGGGCGTTGTCTTACCAGGGCTCTACGCTCAGACGTTTGTTGCGCTGGGCCGGCTTTCCATCCCGCGCTGCGTTCACTGCCTCGACGGCGATCATGTCGCCGCCGACTGCGCGCTCGCCCCGCTGGCACCCGTTTCAAAACCAAAAGCTGCAACAACGGTTCGCAGCCAGCGTGAGCGGGCGCCGGCCGACAAGCCGATCTGCCGTTTGTACAACGCCGGACGCTGCACGTTCAGGGATTGCTCCTTCCGCCACGTCTGCGCTAATTGCAAAGGTCAGCACCGCAGTCGCGACTGCGCGGAAGACTCCGAGGCAAAGCGCCCTCGTTCGCCGCGTGCCGAGAAGCCAAACGGAGAGTAGCGTCATCCCTCCAAACCGGACGTATGTTGCATGGTCGCATGCTTGGGTGTTGTCAGTGCCCccctcctttttcttttgcgtcTTTCGGTCGTAGGAAACGTCGTCCCCTCCTCGGTGCCTTTCCGCTGCTGCGCCACTTTTGTTGCGGGGCGCAGGCCCAAAGGCGTGGCAGCCGCGCTCTCAGAGGAAAAATGATTGTTGTATTAATTAGCGGTCTCACCTGCAACCGCTGGTGCGCTCTGTTTACGTTCCCTCTCCTTCCGGAATTTTTCCCTTAGCAATTAGCGTTCTCCGCGAGATAGTTACTCGTGCTCAACTACCTAGGGCCGCTACTCTCACCAGAAAGCGACAGGCTCTGCAACGTGGTTAATGGACGCTATCTCTACATGAACGACTTAGCGCGCTTAGATACGTGTGCGCCGCGAGCGCGCCGTTGCCTTCCAGCCCGTTTCcgccgcgtcgcgacgccggTTGACCGGGTGCAGTGGCGTGCGCTCCTCTGTACGCACCCAGACtcgcgcttcgtcgactACGTGCTACGAGGTTTTGAGCAGGGTTTTCGTATCGGTCTCAGCTCCTCCCCCCATCGCCGGACGGCTCAAAATTTCCGGTCGGCAGCCACGCACGCGAGTGTTGTGAGAGGGTATTTCAGCGGTGAGCTCGAGGCAGGACGAATCGTTGGCCCAGTCGAGCCTAAGTGGATGGAGCACGTGAGCCCATGCGGCGTCATCCCTAAGCCGCACCAACCCGGCCGTTGGCGACTCATCACCGACCTCTCCGCTCCGCGCGGAAGCAGTGTGAACGACGGCATCGACGCGAGTCTATGCTCGCTTTCGTAcgcgcgaatcgacgatgcCGTTGCAATCGCCCTCGATCTCGGCGCCAGCTGCCTCCTCGCTAAGTTGGATTTACACGCCGCTTACCGTCAGGTACCTGTTCACCCAGAGGACCGTCCGTTTCTTGCCGTGCGCTGGCAGGATGAGTTATTTCTCGATGCGGCTCTCCCGTTCGGTCTCCGGTCAGCGCCGAAGATCTTTTCGGCGGTAGCGGACGCTGTTTTATGGATCATGGCTCGTAGCGGTGTGTCGCACGGCCTTCACTatctcgacgattttctgtttcttggCAATCCGGGATCCGACGAATGCGCGCGCAACTTAGCAATCGCGTTGTCGTCCTGCAGTTCTCTGGGCCTTCCCGTGGCTCCGCACAAGGTCGAAGGACCGTCGTCGACCCTTGTATTTCTTGGCATCGAGATAGACACTGTGAGCGGCATCTTACGATTGCCGGCCGACAAATTGCAGCGCTTACGCCTCTCCCTGCGACGTTTGATCTCAGCGCGCGCCTGTACAAAGCGACAGCTCCTGTCTCTCGTCGGCCTCTTGCATCACGCGGCGACGGTTGTGCGTCCGGGTCGCTCTTTCACTCGTCGGCTCATCGATTTGTCGACTAGCACTGCTCAGCTCGACTCGAAGCTGCGTCTGAACCGCGACGCAAGAGCCGATTTAGCCTGGTGGGACGCTTTCGTCGGTGACTGGAATGGCGTCAGTCTGTTGTCGTCACTTGGAACGCAAACCCACACGATTCGCGTCCAGTCAGACGCTTCTGGTTTATGGGGTTGCGGAGCGGTGATCGTCTCGTCTAGCCCGCCACGCTGTTTTTCCTATCAGTGGTCGCACGCTTGGAGGAAAAAATCCATCGCCCCTAAAGAGATGTTTCCCGTTCTAGCGGCAGCGTGCCTTTGGGAGCCGAGTGGCACGGACAAACGATTTTAATCGAGTCCGATAACACAAcggtcgtcgccgccgtatGCAGCGGGGCTAGTCGCGACGAGTCACTAATGCCTCTCCTCCGCACTCTGCAGTACGTTATGGCCAAAGGCGGATTCGTCATGCGCGCGCGGCACATCCCGGGCAACCTAAACACCTTTGCGGACGCACTCTCTCGCGGTCACCCCTTGACGGCCtttatttcgtcgtcgcaggcACCGGTCGACCTCCCTCAGCCTCTCATTTACTTCCTCGACCACCTACTTTTGGCGGCGCCGGATTGGACCTCGGAGGATTGGAGGAGGCAGTTGGGCGATATACTGCGTCCGCCCTAGCGCCGGCGACATGGCGGGCGTACGCAGCGGGTCAGAGACGCTTCAGAGTCTTTTTCGATGCAACCAACACGCCCCTTCTGCCGGCTCAGGAGGCAACCTTTTGTCTCTGGGCGGCCGctctcgccgacgaaggCCTTCAGTACCAGACCATCCGAGGCTATTTAGCTGCGGTGCGCAACCTTCATATCACCAGTGGCTTTCCAGACCCATTTGTGCCCAAACTTCTACGGCTGGATCTCGTCTTGCGCGGTATTCAGCGAGAGCGCGCCAAAACCTCAACGCCGGACTCTCGGCAGCCTATCACGCCTGCCATCCTTCGTCAAATCAGGGGCGTCTGGTCGCACCGCTCAGCCGACTTCGACACCGCTATGTTATGGGCCGCCGTCTGCACAGGATTCTTTGGCTGCCTCCGCCCAGGTGAGCTCACGACCAATGGTTCCTTTGACCCGACGCGCCACCTCTCGCCGCAAGatctcctcgtcgactcgGCGGCCAAACCCTCGTGGGTTCGCCTGAAGATCAAGTCGTCAAAGACGGATCAGCTTGCTGTTGGCGCGGATGTCTTCCTCGATCGTACCGCCGACGACCTCTGCCCAGTCGGTGGACTTCTGGTCTACGTGGCGCGTCGAGGCGTGGCCGAAGGCCCTCTCTTCCGCTTTGCGGACGGCCTCCCGCTCTCTCGCGCGCTGTTGGTAGAACGCCTCCGCCCTGCTCTCAAAGACGCAGGCCTCCCGGCAGCCTCGTTTGGAGGCCACAGTTTGCGCATTGGCGCCGCTACGACGGCTGCGGCGCGTGGCGTTGGCGACGAGCGCATCCGGGCGTTGGGCCGCTGGAGAAGCAACTGTTATATGCGGTACATCCGTCTTGCGGCCGATGCTCGCGCTCCGCTCAGCGCTACACTCTCTTTGTTGTTGGCTAGAGCGCCTGCAACGCGCTGGGTGTTTGGTCTTTTGTGTTAGATGGTAGCGTCTTCTCTCTTGCAAACATGTTAtcgttcttcctttttctccggCTGAGTTCACCGAGCAAGCCGTACGTTTTGTCCAGCGATGTTCTTGCTCCCGCGTGCCTTCCTCGACCCCTGTTGCCTACGTGCCGGACCGTCCGGTTGGGCGAAACACCGTCCTAAAGCCCGGTGTATCTGGGGATAGTGTGGGCTGGTGGGCGTTATAGCCGACCAATGTCCCGGACTCGGTAGTTTGCCTCGTAGGCTTCCGGGTCCGTGGAACGACACCGGATTTCCGAGACAGCCCCGGATATCCAGCCCAGCCGCCCCCTTACACCGGCAAGCACCTTCCCTAGCAGGTGTAGTCGTCCGGTCGAGAAGGTTCGACCGTGTCTCGGTCCCCCGACGATATCAATAGGAATTTAACGCAGTTAAATGATGTTGATATCTATTGGACCGACGCGCCTACGATAATGCTGGGTGGGGGCGGGGGCTAATCAGTCCGTCTACTACAGCGCCAGTGAGAAGGTCCCTCCCACCCTCCTCGTCTGCTTAGGCTCTTTAGGCTCTCCGCCTCTGGACAGCCGTCCGGGCGTGATCGTAAGGGGCGGCTGCTGGTGGGCGTTATAGCCGACCAATGTCCCGGACTCGGTAGTTTTCCTCGTAGGCTTCCGGGTCCGTGGAACGACACCGGATTTCCGAGACAGCCCCGGATATCCAGCCCAGCCGCCCCCTTACACCGGCAAGCACCTTCCCTAGCAGGTGCAGTCGTCCGGTCGAGAAGGTTCGACCGTGTCTCGGTCCCCCGACGGATATCAATACAGCTGGGACGGTGACGTCCGCCCAGCAAGACCCCATGCCACCCCATTTCATTAGCCTAAGGCAATCTGAAGTGACAGCCTGCATGAGCCACCAGTGCTCTCGATCGACAATTCCGCGCGTCGTTGCTTCGTAAACGTCGTCCTGCGTTGCCATCCCGACGCGTCTAGACTTCCTTTGCTGTGCGGCCGTCCCTGAAGGTGTCTAGCCTCGTTCCCTGACCCTCTCTCGCTCGTACCGGATGCATCCTTTCGCCGGGCTAGAAGGTGTCCCCAATGAGATGACGCGTTACTTGATTTCGCCCTGGCAATCATAGCCTCGTCTCAGCTGGTACCGCCCTAATTTCCTGTCTGTCATAAGACTATTTATAGTAGTTCCTGTCGCTAGAGTACACAAGCCTAGACCCTTTCTAGCTTGAGAGGAGCATCctggaaagcgagaaaaggTCCGAGACGCAATCTGCATGGCAATCATCGGTCGTCGCGGCGCGGCGAACAGATCCCGTAAGATCCCCTAAGACATTCGAGAGCATGTAAATGCGCAAAAATGATATGTCAGGGAGACATGTAAGAGGAGTAAATATGTCtataaaatgaaaatgcaCACAGGCCACGTCTTCTACCCAGCAAAAATTTAGGGAAATGAGATCCTAAAAGTGAGATACGGAAATTGCTGCACGTGACAGCTATCAATAGGAGGGGCGGAACTTCccacgagaaagagaggtcTAAAGAGGTCTCTAATAAAAACCCAGATGCTTTGTCAAGATTCGGCAATTTAATTGCTAATGAGATTAGCGTGCGTTCCCTCCTTGGATCCGGGGCATTGATGAGTTCGCGGATGCGTTTCGTTCGCGACAGGTGAACCTTTTCGCGGGAAACTAGAAACGATCTCAGCGCAGCGGCCACCTGATTATCGGAGCGCAGCGATTGGctatcgcgacgacgctcgtcatCGATCAggaagggggccccactaAAAAATACGTCGATTTCAAccgaattcgacgattcgctcaACGACAGCTCACTTCTCGCGCTTTCGATCGacagcgaaaaaaaattccaccACTACTTGCATTTGACGAGACATCCGGGTACCTGCGTCGCCATGTCGTCAACGTGAAACGCACGGCTTCGCGCGAATTGACGCTAAAACTCGAACGAAAGAGTGCATACTCAGAGACGACTGGTCCTACAGGGAAATCCGCCCGAAAGACGTAGTTAACATTATTAGCGATTCCTACGCTAGTCCAATCGTTCTTGACCGTTCGTTCCTCGCTCTCGAGCCCGTCTCTCTTTTGTCTGTTACCtcggttgccatggcaacgcgaTGTTCGCGCCGGTCTAATGTGGCGAGTTGATCCACCATCTTGGGTTCTCTCGTGCATGACGCCTTAAAGCGTCGCTCAAATCGCGCGAGTTCGGCTGACGAGAAGTTGAAATTTCTCTCAAAGGAAAACTAAAAAATTGTGAAATGGATGGAGTCTCTTTACGCGCTAAATATGAGCGAAGTCGACGCTCTAGATTCCGCTAAAGAATTCGTTTCTAATTTCGGTAAATTCGCTGACGACTTTTTTGGTGGGCGCGGCTCTCAGGTTCATATCAAAAAGTGAGCCACATAAAGAACGAAgaatttaaaaataaataatttattatatatacAGTAGCGTTGGAAGCGACGACCCTAGCGTTTCCATCGATCGCGTTTGCGACATCGAAGAGACGCTCTGGTCGCCTCGATTCggaataaagaaaaaaatcgacgcgaccGCCTTCTTGACTAATAGAGCACATACGATTGTGATTGGAGTATTCGTCTTTTTGGCTCTCTTACCCGTATTCGTCTCGCGCGCTCCACCAATCCTCTCGTCTATTGTCGAGAATTTGAACTCTTTGACCCTAGAGGGGGAAACAAGAGCGTTGGATACAATGTCGTCTTGAGCACAAACGCGTGTGAACATTCACCTTTCTTAGAGGAAGATCGCCCGTTTCCGTTGGCCTGTAGTCGCAAATAGCAACAACTTCAAAAGGTTTCGGCTAGgtgcaaataaataaataaatgataataataataattattattattatcttACCGGGCCCGCATCTGACGATGGAACTGGAGGTAAAGGAGTCGTTTGTATAAGACCGGGACTGTGCAGAGCTATTTGCTCGCGTTtggaaaaacaaaaaagattTCTCTAAAAAAGGATGCGGGCTTACTTCCGTTCATTGTTCCGGGTAGAGTTCCAGCGCTaacggccgccgccgcgttgaCGAACGTCGCCTTGCAGCCTTGTTGCGAGAAGTAGCTATTGTGACCGAAGCACGTCCACTTCAAAAGCCCCGAATGGTAGAACGGTTCCAACGAATCTCCGTGATTGTGACGACAAactggagagagagagagagagagagagagagagagagagagagagagagagagagagagagagagagagagagagagagagagagagagagagagagagagatttaAATAGACAATGCACAAGACAGGCCATAAGCTAGGACAAATGTCAACAGTAGTAAAGATAGCTAGACTAACGCGGGTGAGTTAGCGGACGTGGGCCTGAGCCTCACGATCCGAGACGAGGTCGGGACGGGAAGAAGAACTGCAGATACGAGACAACTTATGGGTAATCGATTACATTAGAGTTACAGTACTGGAGTAAGACggacagacgacgacgccaataACACAGGAACACGTGTTTCTTTGAGCGGCCCTCCGAGCGCTCGTCAAATCTGCCCAAagattgaagaaaattttgGGCGAGCTTGCCCCAACGACCAAAATGTTCGGCTACGATGGGTATGAAAGTGGAGGTCAAGCCTGAAGAACGCTGGTACGATTCGTATTTTGagatctttttctcctccctGATCGAAGCCGCCGCACCGTCCTCACTCGCTGAGCGGCGCGAGGCCTCGGAACTCCACGGGTGGGCGAGAGATATGTCGAGTTCGAAGCACTCCCCTGTGCCCGTGCCGAAGGCAACGATGTCGGGACGATTGTCGTTGTTCAGGTACTCGTGCCTGGGCTCTACTTTGCAAGCGAGGCCGGCATCTCTGACACAGTCCGCCCAGCCGGAGACAACACAGTTGTGCGCCCAGACCGGACCGGCGCCTGTTTTGCAGGTGAGCAGATGGTATCCACTGCGGTCGATGGCAGAGCCGCAGTTGCACGAGGTGACGCAAGCCGCGAAGGGAAGAGGATCACCCAGCCTCAAGGATGCCGCTAAGCGAAAATCGCAAGGTTTGAGCGCGAGCATCCTTGAAGAGGGCAAAGCCTCCAACCAACGGCCAGCATACTTGCCCTGGCACGAGCGGAGACGAGAGAGGCCACGGTTGTCCGGAGCTGCCGAGAAAACCGAGTTGACACGTACTTGATCGATGACCGACTTGAGTTGATGTTGGAGTTTGTCGCCAGCCGAGGGCAGATCGGAAACCGAAGCGATCGATGACTCAGAGGTGGACGAGCACAAACTTTCCTGAAACCGGCGTAAGGCGAACTCGAGGGAACACCTCACCGACGACCCGAAAAAGGGGAAGTCGTCCACCGACCACAGAGATGGAAAACGGTCGGGGAGGGCTTGAGATGTGTGGCTCCAGCCCGCCAAGAAAGCTGCATCCAGGATCGGCGAAAGCAAGGGCACACCAAAACCGCCCAGGCGAATTGGAAGAGATGCCTGAAGCCATTGATCGTCCGAAAGATGGCTGAGGAGCAGTGACGACATGAAGGTGGATTTTGAGAGGTCGTCATGAAGTGAAGCGGCACTGTGAAGCGCCGTTGATGAGATTGTCCTTCCGAGATGGTTGAGCCGCGTGGCGTGGCAGTGTCGCAACAGGAGCAGAGCACATTGTGGGTCCTCCAGTGTGGTAATTTTGTCGCACAGCTCTTTTCCTTGcgaagcaaaaagaagacatttttccgaaacgaaggcttcgttgCCGATGGGAGAACCGAGGATGACCGTGCCGTCGGACCGACGAGGGAGCTGAAGATCGGAGGATGCagagcgacgagcgaaaattTCACATTTGTAGTCGGCCACGACGAGGTGAATGGCGCCGAACAGAGACTTGAGTTGGTCGAACGCGTCCGCCGAAACCGATTCGGGGCCGAtgatgaagacgtcgtcgaggtaGGCTAAGACGACAGCCTCGGGGTGTTCAGCTTGGACACGAGACACCAAGTCGTGAATGCCAACTGCGAACAGAAAAGGGCCCAATGGGTCGCCCTGATGAACCCCTTCCTCCGATGACAAGATGACGTGCTCGGAGTCCGTagcaaaaacgagagaaCCGCTGTGGCCGTACATTCTTCGGAAATGCGGCATGAGCGAGGGAAAGTTGGCCAACAGGCGCTccgcgatcgcgcgacgactGATTGAGTTGAACGCATTCCGAACGTCAGTCTTTAGCACAACCCAATCGGGGTGCCTGTCGAGAAGAAGCTGGATGTGATGAATCAAAATTTCGGAGCCATTTGAAGTCGAAACGCCGTGCTGGATGGGAGCGAAAAATCGGGCGAAGTGATTTCTCATGTGGAAACAAATCGCCCTAGCAGATGCCCGACGGAATACTTCGCCGATCGCAATTGGCCGTACGTCTCCGATGCTCTTCGGAAGCGCTATAAGGCGCGATGATGACAAAGCGAGAGACGCAAACTCCGGAATATGTCCCGAGGCGACGAGGGAGAGAACTTCGATGAGGAGATTTCCCGTCGAGACGCCAGAAAGAAGACATTTGAGGTGTTCAAAGCGCCATCCCGACCAGCCGGCAGCAGAGCCCCGCGGAGATTTCTGCAGGGTGGTCCAGATGACGTCGCGTGGCAAGTCGATCGgaacaaaagaagaggatGACCAGTCAGTGTCGTCTGCGTCAAAGATGTTATTGGTATAACCGCTGGGGTGCTTTGACCGGAGGCGTTCGATCGTTTCATCCGTG contains:
- the LOC136198159 gene encoding uncharacterized protein, giving the protein MDAADDVEDGANAQAGAQAQAQPPQAVTLVALEQSIARAVEASFTAREARNAGTAPPAPPNIAPAPAAPPTPVVPPALIGQGLPPPPPDGPAQGRIVGPVEPKWMEHVSPCGVIPKPHQPGRWRLITDLSAPRGSSVNDGIDASLCSLSYARIDDAVAIALDLGASCLLAKLDLHAAYRQVPVHPEDRPFLAVRWQDELFLDAALPFGLRSAPKIFSAVADAVLWIMARSGVSHGLHYLDDFLFLGNPGSDECARNLAIALSSCSSLGLPVAPHKVEGPSSTLVFLGIEIDTVSGILRLPADKLQRLRLSLRRLISARACTKRQLLSLVGLLHHAATVVRPGRSFTRRLIDLSTSTAQLDSKLRLNRDARADLAWWDAFVGDWNGVSLLSSLGTQTHTIRVQSDASGLWGCGAVIVSSSPPRCFSYQWSHAWRKKSIAPKEMFPVLAAACLWEPSGTDKRF
- the LOC136198160 gene encoding uncharacterized protein, giving the protein MSASSTDAAIRATQGGCSTIFERSTTTASSNVATVTSRVSVEDSHEPPQNPIGDSPTEPIQPPPAINSPATSPSSEDQAWQFISSLSLVDILSLPSAATVQDIPSRFQAAFRDCAEIPLKKICADPSDESGWKLLLLLPRMLLCHCSSHSNIRRLYSDFSAFRWGDLTSSRRRKQSRRKPNEKLTIKSALRLCRCGELSRAARALMSCGLADATDETIERLRSKHPSGYTNNIFDADDTDWSSSSFVPIDLPRDVIWTTLQKSPRGSAAGWSGWRFEHLKCLLSGVSTGNLLIEVLSLVASGHIPEFASLALSSSRLIALPKSIGDVRPIAIGEVFRRASARAICFHMRNHFARFFAPIQHGVSTSNGSEILIHHIQLLLDRHPDWVVLKTDVRNAFNSISRRAIAERLLANFPSLMPHFRRMYGHSGSLVFATDSEHVILSSEEGVHQGDPLGPFLFAVGIHDLVSRVQAEHPEAVVLAYLDDVFIIGPESVSADAFDQLKSLFGAIHLVVADYKCEIFARRSASSDLQLPRRSDGTVILGSPIGNEAFVSEKCLLFASQGKELCDKITTLEDPQCALLLLRHCHATRLNHLGRTISSTALHSAASLHDDLSKSTFMSSLLLSHLSDDQWLQASLPIRLGGFGVPLLSPILDAAFLAGWSHTSQALPDRFPSLWSVDDFPFFGSSVRCSLEFALRRFQESLCSSTSESSIASVSDLPSAGDKLQHQLKSVIDQVRVNSVFSAAPDNRGLSRLRSCQGKYAGRWLEALPSSRMLALKPCDFRLAASLRLGDPLPFAACVTSCNCGSAIDRSGYHLLTCKTGAGPVWAHNCVVSGWADCVRDAGLACKVEPRHEYLNNDNRPDIVAFGTGTGECFELDISLAHPWSSEASRRSASEDGAAASIREEKKISKYESYQRSSGLTSTFIPIVAEHFGRWGKLAQNFLQSLGRFDERSEGRSKKHVFLCYWRRRLSVLLQYCNSNVIDYP